Proteins encoded together in one Impatiens glandulifera chromosome 1, dImpGla2.1, whole genome shotgun sequence window:
- the LOC124912938 gene encoding uncharacterized protein LOC124912938 translates to MGMYPEEEVSSQMDSKRSLFSSTPESPTTSRPSSMVIKKVHRVIPAHIVAEAISSLHGLDLRWSGPITPTEMQYVEQYVVAKYPEYSNVEKGDQRSGNLNDLCIKDEPSDIPPDFKGKSPRPTSSSSNCNLPDMDQTRLEPSRLLDILSKKSSFLGSFISIPEIQAQNRVLKHCGLPNEEYLVLFTQSYKDAMMLVGESYPFFKGNIYMSILSEEEDYIREFASYKESKVIHAPESWLDLRIKGSQLSQYFRRKCKHTPKGLFCYPIKGNESSYNSMHWISEAHRNSWHVLLDATNLVVGEDQLNIVLHRPDFVLCSLYNNSNTNNSGSSKITCLLVRRRSFDSTTTSLSGNK, encoded by the exons ATGGGAATGTATCCAGAAGAAGAAGTTTCAAGCCAG ATGGATTCCAAAAGATCCTTGTTTTCTTCAACACCAGAATCACCCACCACCAGCAGACCAAGCAGCATGGTGATTAAG AAAGTTCACAGAGTAATTCCAGCACACATAGTAGCAGAAGCAATATCATCACTCCATGGACTCGACCTGCGATGGTCTGGTCCAATCACTCCAACCGAAATGCAATACGTAGAACAATACGTTGTCGCGAAATACCCAGAGTATTCAAACGTCGAAAAAGGAGATCAACGATCAGGAAATCTCAATGATCTTTGCATTAAAGATGAACCATCCGATATCCCACCAGATTTCAAAGGAAAATCACCTCGtccaacatcatcatcatcgaattGTAATCTCCCTGATATGGATCAAACACGATTAGAACCATCAAGATTACTCGATATCCTATCGAAAAAGTCATCCTTTCTTGGCAGTTTCATCTCCATACCCGAAATTCAAGCTCAAAACAGAGTATTAAAACATTGTGGTTTACCCAATGAAGAATACTTAGTTTTGTTCACTCAAAGTTATAAAGATGCAATGATGTTAGTTGGAGAAAGTTACCCGTTTTTTAAAGGGAATATTTACATGTCGATATTATCGGAAGAAGAGGATTATATAAGGGAATTCGCGAGTTATAAGGAATCGAAAGTGATTCATGCACCAGAGAGCTGGTTGGATTTGAGGATAAAGGGATCGCAACTTAGTCAATATTTTAGAAGGAAATGTAAACATACACCGaaaggtttgttttgttatccGATTAAAGGGAATGAAAGTTCGTATAATTCGATGCATTGGATATCGGAAGCGCATCGGAATTCGTGGCATGTTTTGTTGGATGCGACAAATTTGGTTGTCGGAGAAGATCAGTTGAATATTGTTCTACATCGGCCGGATTTCGTGTTGTGTAgtctttataataatagtaatacaAATAATTCTGGTTCTTCAAAAATTACTTGTCTTCTTGTTAGAAGAAGATCTTTTGATTCTACAACAACTTCTCTTTCAGGCAACAAATGA